A region of Candidatus Rokuibacteriota bacterium DNA encodes the following proteins:
- a CDS encoding lipoate--protein ligase family protein translates to MGWRYIADDGVGAAAGLAADEAVTRRQGSGESPPTLRLYTYRSHCALVGRFQRLGSELRLDECRRVGVEVNRRPTGGGAIIMGADQLGIAIMTRATAGERSYDRTRELFARFSSGLTGALGEVGIAAEYRRKNDVEVGGKKIAGLGIYFDPAGGMLFHASLLVDLDVAFMLSVLRTPFEKISDKEIATVSERMTTVRRELGRQVSTAEVRELVRAAYARALGLELEPGPFSPEERLEIAALARDRYQTEEWLAREPATPDAMGSATVKTPGGLLTAHLTLAGEVIKAIYFTGDFFTDDTVLAGMERALRWHPVGVEAVTETLEALRRREALALPGVPSEAVARAVELASGAARRHEQAGTAKGCFVNP, encoded by the coding sequence GTGGGCTGGCGCTACATCGCCGACGATGGGGTCGGGGCGGCCGCGGGGCTGGCCGCCGACGAGGCGGTCACCCGGCGACAGGGCAGCGGCGAGAGCCCGCCCACGCTCAGGCTGTACACCTACCGCTCCCACTGCGCCCTGGTCGGGCGCTTCCAGCGGCTCGGCTCGGAGCTCCGGCTCGACGAGTGCCGGCGAGTGGGCGTGGAGGTCAACCGGCGGCCCACGGGAGGCGGGGCGATCATCATGGGCGCCGATCAGCTCGGGATCGCCATCATGACGCGCGCGACGGCCGGGGAACGCTCCTACGACCGCACGCGCGAGCTGTTCGCACGCTTCTCCTCGGGGCTCACCGGGGCCCTCGGCGAAGTCGGCATCGCGGCCGAGTACCGGAGGAAGAACGACGTGGAGGTGGGCGGGAAGAAGATCGCCGGGCTCGGCATCTACTTCGACCCGGCCGGTGGGATGCTCTTCCACGCGAGCCTGCTGGTGGACCTCGACGTCGCCTTCATGCTCTCCGTGCTCCGGACGCCCTTCGAGAAGATCTCGGACAAAGAGATCGCCACCGTGTCCGAGCGGATGACGACGGTCCGGCGCGAGCTGGGGCGGCAGGTCAGCACCGCCGAGGTCCGCGAGCTCGTCCGGGCGGCCTACGCGCGCGCCCTGGGGCTCGAGCTCGAGCCCGGGCCCTTCTCACCAGAGGAGCGCCTGGAGATCGCCGCGCTGGCCCGCGACCGCTACCAGACCGAGGAGTGGCTGGCCCGCGAGCCCGCCACGCCGGACGCCATGGGCTCGGCGACGGTGAAGACGCCGGGGGGGCTCCTGACGGCGCACCTCACGCTGGCCGGCGAGGTGATCAAGGCCATCTACTTCACCGGGGACTTCTTCACCGACGACACCGTCCTGGCGGGGATGGAGCGGGCGCTCCGCTGGCACCCCGTGGGGGTCGAGGCCGTGACGGAGACGCTCGAGGCGCTCCGGCGCCGGGAGGCGCTGGCGCTGCCAGGGGTGCCCTCCGAGGCGGTGGCGCGTGCCGTCGAGCTGGCCAGCGGCGCGGCCCGGCGCCACGAGCAAGCGGGAACCGCGAAGGGCTGCTTCGTGAACCCTTGA